In the genome of Cyclopterus lumpus isolate fCycLum1 chromosome 19, fCycLum1.pri, whole genome shotgun sequence, one region contains:
- the LOC117748929 gene encoding urotensin-2 receptor: MTTVSMEPMGVLVERGANATDSPLSSHEDTAATFTIGTILSIMCLVGVSGNIYTLVVMCHSMRTAASMYIYIINLALADLLYLLTIPFVVCTHFLKGWHFGDAGCRILISIDFLTMHASIFTLTIMSTERYFAVLKPLDTVKRSKSYRKAIALLVWAASLILTLPMIVSIQLTTVGNKAMCQPTLSPLSYKVYISFLFCTSIVAPGLIIGYLYIQLARTYWVSQTETFKQTKKLPNQKVLYLIFTIVLLFWACFLPFWIWQLLCQFHPSLPLSAKAKRNINYLTTCLTYSNSCINPFLYTLLTKNYKDYLRKHKRSWTAGSYFSRRSRFQRSPRRSPSSSSQQCTESFMLTHTASLRAHNSSL; this comes from the exons ATGACCACAGTGTCCATGGAGCCTATGGGAGTGCTCGTGGAAAGGGGCGCCAATGCCACCGACTCACCTCTGAGCTCGCATGAGGACACGGCCGCCACCTTTACCATCGGcaccatcctctccatcatgtgcCTCGTCGGAGTCTCGGGGAACATCTACACGCTGGTGGTCATGTGCCACTCCATGAGGACTGCAGCCTCCATGTACATCTACATCATAAACCTAGCGTTGGCAGATCTACTGTATCTTCTCACCATACCCTTTGTTGTCTGCACACACTTCCTGAAGGGGTGGCATTTTGGGGACGCAGGGTGTCGGATTCTGATCAGCATTGACTTCCTGACCATGCACGCCAGCATCTTCACGCTGACAATCATGAGCACGGAGCGCTACTTCGCAGTGCTCAAGCCACTCGACACAGTCAAGCGGTCCAAAAGCTACCGGAAGGCCATCGCTCTGCTGGTGTGGGCTGCGTCGCTCATCCTCACCCTGCCAATGATCGTGAGCATTCAGCTCACGACAGTGGGCAACAAGGCTATGTGTCAGCCCACGTTGTCGCCACTCTCCTACAAGGTTTACATCTCCTTCCTGTTTTGCACTAGCATCGTCGCTCCTGGACTGATCATTGGCTATCTCTACATCCAGCTTGCACGCACGTATTGGGTTTCCCAGACGGAGACGTTCAAACAGACGAAGAAACTCCCCAATCAAAAG GTGCTGTACCTGATCTTCACCATCGTGCTCCTCTTCTGGGCTTGCTTCCTGCCCTTCTGGATCTGGCAGCTGCTGTGTCAGTTCCACCCCTCACTGCCCCTTTCAGCCAAAGCCAAACGCAACATCAACTACCTGACCACGTGTCTGACGTATTCCAACAGCTGCATCAACCCCTTTCTGTACACGCTGCTCACCAAGAACTACAAGGATTACCTGAGGAAGCACAAGCGGTCCTGGACAGCTGGCAGCTACTTCAGCCGGAGGAGTCGCTTTCAGCGTTCTCCACGCAGGTCGCCATCTTCCAGCAGCCAGCAGTGTACTGAGAGTTTTATGCTCACGCACACAGCCTCCCTGCGGGCACACAACAGCAGTTTGTAA